The following proteins come from a genomic window of Sorex araneus isolate mSorAra2 chromosome 1, mSorAra2.pri, whole genome shotgun sequence:
- the FAM131B gene encoding protein FAM131B, with protein MRSGAETAAALQSGWGGGAAPGAPPGARPDPVRARPRGPGAMGCIGSRTVGNEVIAVDWKGLKDVEQINMDSTSSLHGSSLHRTSTEQTRTDFSWDGINLSMEDTTSILPKLKRNSNAYGIGALAKSSFSGISRSMKDHVTKPTAMGQGRVAHMIEWQGWGKAPAIQPQHSHEAVRRDTDAYSDLSDGEKEARFLAGVMEQFAISEATLMAWSSMDGEDLSVNSAQEPLGCNYSDNYQELMESQEALAQGPLDGWPHSYVSQGMYCLGSSDAWEASDQSLIASPATGSYLGPAFGDSQPSLHEMAPSQPPLGYSTQEPPPFLVGDTDWAPGVGAVDLARGQDEEEKRPLAPEEEEDAGCRDLESLSPREEPEVSTALSRKVSDVTSSGVQSFDEEEGEGNN; from the exons ATGCGGAGCGGCGCGGAGACGGCCGCGGCGCTGCAGAGCGGCTGGGGCGGCGGCGCGGCTCCCGGCGCTCCCCCCGGCGCCCGCCCCGACCCGGTGAGGGCCCGGCCGCGAGGCCCCGGAGCCATGGGCTGCATCGGCTCCCGGACCGTGG GGAACGAGGTGATCGCGGTGGACTGGAAGGGCCTGAAGGATGTGGAGCAGATCAACATGGACAGCACCAGCTCCCTGCACGGCAGCAGCCTGCACCGGACGTCCACcgag CAAACCAGAACCGACTTCTCCTGGGACGGTATCAAT cTCTCCATGGAGGACACCACTTCCATTCTCCCGAAGCTCAAGCGCAACTCAAATGCCTACGGCATTGGGGCCCTGGCCAAGTCTTCATTCTCAG GGATCTCACGAAGCATGAAGGACCACGTGACCAAGCCCACGGCGATGGGCCAGGGCCGGGTGGCCCACATGATAGAGTGGCAAGGATGGGGCAAGGCTCCGGCCATCCAGCCTCAGCACAGCCACGAGGCCGTGCGCCGGGACACCGACGCCTACTCCGACCTCAGCGACGGCGAGAAGGAGGCGCGCTTCCTCGCAG GCGTCATGGAGCAGTTTGCCATCTCCGAGGCCACCCTCATGGCTTGGTCGTCCATGGACGGTGAGGACCTGAGTGTCAATTCCGCCCAGGAGCCTTTGGGTTGCAACTACAGCGACAACTACCAGGAGCTGATGGAGAGTCAGG AGGCCCTGGCGCAAGGCCCCCTGGACGGATGGCCGCACTCCTACGTGTCCCAGGGCATGTACTGCCTGGGGTCGTCGGACGCCTGGGAAGCGAGTGACCAGTCCCTCATTGCCTCTCCAGCCACTGGGTCCTACCTTGGCCCCGCCTTCGGCGACTCCCAGCCCAGCTTGCACGAGATGGCGCCTTCCCAGCCGCCTCTGGGATACTCGACTCAGGAGCCCCCGCCTTTCCTGGTGGGGGACACTGACTGGGCACCGGGGGTGGGCGCAGTGGACCTGGCCAGGGGCCAGGACGAGGAGGAGAAGAGGCCGCTGGcgcccgaggaggaggaggacgcggGGTGCCGGGACCTGGAGTCGCTCTCGCCCCGGGAAGAGCCGGAGGTGTCCACGGCGCTCAGCCGGAAGGTGTCCGACGTCACGTCCTCAGGGGTGCAGTCCTTCGATGAGGAGGAGGGCGAGGGCAACAACTGA